DNA from Colletotrichum higginsianum IMI 349063 chromosome 7 map unlocalized unitig_7, whole genome shotgun sequence:
TGGCAACAGGAGCATGACCACTCCATTGAAAGCATCATGGACTCCTTCGCTCCTGAAGCCAGCTTCACCTTCGACGGCTCCGTCAGCTGCGGCACCACAACaccgagcttctcggccgcctcgtccgtctACGACCCCAACGGGCCCTTCACTCCTCGCTCCGGTCGTTCAACACCTCACGACCATCACTCCGGCATCGACTTCGactcttccttctcttcccagagctccttctccttcgaccATGGCCCTGCACAAGAGAACAAGGGCTACTTTCACAAGCCCGAAAAGGTCGAGATCCAGATGCCCATGCAGTTCGCTCCGACTGTTCCCCTtacgccgtcgaggagacaGAGCTCGGCCTACGCCATGGAGAACCTCGACTACAACATGATGCTTCACGTCACCCTCAACTCCCATTGCATGCCCGCCATGTCCTCGccccaccaccaacaccagcagcaaaaccagcagcaccaccaaccgcaacaacaccaccaccagcatcATCACGCCGAGCAGTACTCCTTGCCGCAGGACCTCAGCTCGTCGCCGTTCGTGATGCCTACACCACACCGCGGCCCCGCGAACTCCACCCCCAGCAACGCACACATCTGGTCCTGCAGCAGCGAAAGTCCCATCATGATGTTCGGGAACGAATCCACACCCTCAACCTCCCCTCTCCACTCCATGAccggcggcaacgtcaaGCGCGAGACCACCCACTCCCCCTCGCCCCTCCAGTCGCCCCCCTCGGCTGCCGCGTATCGCCAGGACCCCAGACGCAAGCTCTTCGCCGAAGTCCAGCGCAAGACGCTCGCCCTCCAGAAGAACCAGAACGATATGGAGGCACTGAGACAGCTCAGGTCGATCCAAGTCAACCAGGACGGCTCCGTCCTTGACTGCGGCTCCGTCAAGGTGCGCCACGTcgcgccgaggagggagaagtgCAATTATCCCGACTGCACCAAGACGTTCAAGAGAAAGGAGCACCTCAAGCGTCATTTCAAAGCGTAAGGCAACCTATTTCAGCAGCCCTTGTGACGTGTGGGAGCAAGCCATGTTAACACAATTCCACCTACAGAACCCACGAGAAGGAGGTTGAGTTGTACACGTGCCCAGCCACGAACTGCAACCATGTTTTCAAGGAGCGCCGCGACAACTTCGTCTCGCACCTGCTCCTCCACAAGCAGGGCAAGAGCAGCAGGACACCCTACAACGAGAGGGCGGCCAAGCTGTACGACGAGATGTGCCTGCAGAGCAAGAGCCGCAAGCGCGTCAAGACGAGCACCAGCTCGAGCCCCAGCAGTACCTCCAGCAACAAGAACTGACGAGGTGATTTGCTGCTTGGTCCTGCgtctgcctgtctgtctctcgCTGTCTGCTGCTGGGGTTGTCTGAGACATGACGACCAGGGGGGGTGGAAGGGGAGAGCATGGGCATGGAATATCAAATCAAACGCGGCACGGGCTGGGGTTTTGCGGCCGAGAAAGAGGGGCGACGATGCCAAGTCGGGAACTCAGACCCATATCCCGGCGGCAATCTCTCtgctctcctccctcttctacGTCTGACGCCTGTCCGCATTTCCAAGACAACTCTCAACCGCGCAAGTCACTCATCGAGTCGGCATGGTAGAgggtggggggggagaaaaacTTGGACGATCCTTGCAAACGAGGAGGGGATGCctctctcgtcttcttcgtcgtcgtcctcctcacTTGGCCCCGGTCCATCAAAGGATCCTCCCCCGGCAAACACCAGCCGGCGGAAACCAAACAAAAAACTGTAATAATTTCTCTGTTGCACGAAAAAATGGGCGCACGTTGGCAAACCGTTTGCATTTTATAACCggctttttttctctctctctctcactcttcTATTCGCCTTCAGGTCTTTCTCTATGGGGTTTCTCGGTGGGGGAGGATCGATGCTTTTGTTTCAAATGtcaaagagagagatgcaTGCTGTCCACGTGGTGGTGGCATTGAGTCCTCTCTGtgttttctctctctcacgcaACGGACGTTTACTTGCATTTCTCATCACTGCTACAGGGcaaacaaacacacacacacacacacacaccaagATTTACATATTAAAAAGGGCCGACGGAGGAGCATACCAAAGGAGTGGGGGGCTGCGGTTGTCAACAGAGCGAGGAGAGGCCAACTGTCTTAGTGTACCTAACCAAGGATCATTGGCGAAAACCAGGGAGGGGGCGGCATTGGGTGGACGGAGTCTCTGTACAGAATAGCCCGAGTGAGAGGATGACAAGAGAGAAATGCTCACTCACGCTGAGGTGAGATAGATTGATACTACTGCCCCCGGACAGAGAGCAAGGAACCGGCGAGAGAGTccaacaaaaaaacaagagACTTACATGACGAATACTGTCATGTGGTCGCTGTTCATACAAACATCCGATTCAGTGGCCAGTCTCTTGCATGCACCACCAACAATGTGTCGAGGAATGTCGGCCTTCTTTGGCCGACTTCAGCTGCCCTTGCGTAGCTTGTCTAAGCCAAAGATCGTCCATTCTTTCTGGCAGCCATTGACGTGCTGCGGCGGGCCTGTTCATCGACAATCGATTGACAAGTCAACGATGCTCCCTGGCAAGGCGTTTGCATTCTTTGGACGAACGAGGAAGGCACATCAAGCTGAGGCGAACTCCTCCCTCGTCTCGAGTAAGTGAGTGACATTACCGATTATCCCAGACGACCAATACAGCGAGCCGAAGCGGGACCTACCGCACGTAaaagccccccctccaccctccCGACCTGACAGTGAGTGGAGCAGGGCGACCCCCGCCGGGGGGGGCCAATGTCTTGGATCCGGCGTGGTCTCCAAGGCACATCAAAGTCCTGATGGGGAGAAAAGGGCAAAGTTCGACAGGCAGCCCGACGAGCCATAATCCAGATTCCCTTTCCACCCTTCGCTCTGTACCGCGCGGCACATTACTgaaggggatggatgggacgATGGACATGAGTCGGCGGGACGGGATTATCGATAATCATCAAGGGGGGGCAGCAAACAGCGCGCGTGGTACAGGCCGGCCGGGGCCAATCTTTTCatattcttcttctttttcttcgttTCTATTACCGGCCTGTCCCCTCTTCCCATGCTACCGTACAGGGCAAGCTCCCGTCATCAGTATAAACTTTCCGCACGAACCGGGAATATTGACGGGTAGCGAGATGGGCGCCAGGGGAGTGATGGAGGAAGGGGGCGACAACTCTGGAATCTAGGGGGGAAGTTTCTTGGTATAGTCTGGCTATGGGTGATGTGATGATGGCATGGTAGGGGCTTTGGGATTCCAGGGACagggggagaaagagaaagggtTGACAGGACATGGCAGTAGAGAAACAAAGGGGGACTGACGCAGGAcgaccggggggggggttccccGTCTGGCATGTTTCAAACGACTTTTTTTGGTCAATGACGGCCGGGTATCGCGCGCGCGGCCTCATGTCGTGTAACTGGAGATTCGACCTTGACTTTTGGGGGCATTGGGGTTTTTTTGGGAATGCCCAATCAGCGAGTGGTGACATGTTCGGTCGGATTCGCAATTGAAAGGAGAGACGGACCGAAGACGCCTGCACGGCATACGAACCTGCCGTGATGCTCTGCTGTGCAATGGAGCccaggggagggaggaggaggaggaggagtaggaggaggagtaggaggaggagtaggaggaggagtaggaGATATTTCTCGAGTGGGACGAGGAGCCTCTCGTGGCTACGGACGTAACGGTGCGTTTCCTCGTTGAACGATGCCTTGACTTGCTTGGCCTTGAAATCTTGACTGGGCCACCCTTCGCTCCCGTGTTGGCAATCTGTACTCGCCTGTTGGGAGAGAGCTGTTGAAGGGTCATCCGTCCGTGAGTTGCGGTCCAGGTCCAACAGTGGTTGGTGGTGGGTATGGTAGCGCAGCAAGGTGACCACGTTTATTGGACTGGGAAGGGCCTGAGCGTTGCAGCGGTGGCGGTAGATTGGTGCCCTTTGCGCAacgagccgacgacggccctgTCAATCTTGACCGTGTTCCCGGGTCCAGACACCTGAGGCCCTAAAGAAGCTTCAAGGGGGGGTGTTGtcggggaaggggagggcTACCCTGTTCTGACTACTGCGGGTTAGAGGGGGAtggatgcgatgcgatgccaCTGAAGATGGTGGTAAATGTCCGCTGTGCGCGGGCAAGCCGCAGTGGGCCAGGCACGCGCGCCATGCAGGACAATGATATTTGTCAGGGCCGGCGGGCACGCAGCTGGTCGGACTCGATTCGGGCAGCTGCGCCATCTGGCGGCGTGCTGCAGCTACCCATGGCCATGGGCAACCTGTGCAGGGCATCGATGTGGGTTGGCCTCACACAGGCGATGGAGCACGAGACCAAGTGACAGCCCTGCCCTCGGTCTCGATTCTTGTTGTCGCTGAGGGAACGTGTCGAGTCGAGCTGCTCTGGGCCGA
Protein-coding regions in this window:
- a CDS encoding C2H2 finger domain-containing protein, producing the protein MMSHQHLWQQEHDHSIESIMDSFAPEASFTFDGSVSCGTTTPSFSAASSVYDPNGPFTPRSGRSTPHDHHSGIDFDSSFSSQSSFSFDHGPAQENKGYFHKPEKVEIQMPMQFAPTVPLTPSRRQSSAYAMENLDYNMMLHVTLNSHCMPAMSSPHHQHQQQNQQHHQPQQHHHQHHHAEQYSLPQDLSSSPFVMPTPHRGPANSTPSNAHIWSCSSESPIMMFGNESTPSTSPLHSMTGGNVKRETTHSPSPLQSPPSAAAYRQDPRRKLFAEVQRKTLALQKNQNDMEALRQLRSIQVNQDGSVLDCGSVKVRHVAPRREKCNYPDCTKTFKRKEHLKRHFKATHEKEVELYTCPATNCNHVFKERRDNFVSHLLLHKQGKSSRTPYNERAAKLYDEMCLQSKSRKRVKTSTSSSPSSTSSNKN